In the Solanum pennellii chromosome 5, SPENNV200 genome, one interval contains:
- the LOC107019045 gene encoding uncharacterized protein LOC107019045, with translation MRTLCPNLDNEDGLETVLEVPIPEEMFVNASHKNNVKSWQNMKSWIKSHSGNNNNHHHHHHDNYYYKSSAVSVIGGRNAEIQLLLGVVAAPLIPHPIKCNNHSLNKKINDHPIETSMAKYIVQQYIAAAGGEHALNSINSMYAMGKVKMIASEFIEGDGLGLNSGKVMKIKTAKNGAGEMGGFVLWQKRPDLWSIELVVSGCKISAGSDGKVSWRQTPWHHSHASRGPARPLRRSLQGLDPRSTADMFSDSICIGEKPVNGEDCFVLKFEAEPSSLKARSSSNVEIMRHTVWGYFSQRTGLLVQLEDSHLLRLKSPKDDVFWETTMESLVQEYRTIDGVNIAHSGKTCVSLFRFGENSEGHTRTRMEEVWTIEEVDFNIKGLSLDCFLPPSDMKKDDDQDIISDDDDINKNSRIEPKNNVIHNANNPRFITAIKGAAKIMAIDEDSED, from the exons ATGAGAACGTTGTGCCCTAATTTGGATAACGAAGATGGTCTGGAAACGGTACTTGAAGTACCGATTCCAGAAGAAATGTTTGTCAATGCATCACATAAGAATAATGTTAAGTCATGGCAAAATATGAAATCTTGGATTAAATCTCATAgtggtaataataataatcatcatcatcatcatcatgataattattattataaatcaaGTGCTGTTTCAGTAATTGGTGGAAGAAATGCTGAGATTCAACTattgcttggtgttgttgctgCTCCTTTGATTCCTCATCCTATTAAATGCAACAATCATTCTCTTAATAAGAAGATTAATGATCATCCCATT GAGACTTCGATGGCAAAATATATAGTACAACAATATATAGCTGCCGCGGGAGGAGAACATGCTTTGAATTCGATTAATAGTATGTACGCGATGGGGAAGGTGAAGATGATCGCGTCTGAGTTTATTGAAGGAGATGGTTTAGGATTGAACAGTGGCAAAGTAATGAAGATTAAAACCGCGAAAAATGGGGCAGGGGAAATGGGAGGATTTGTGTTGTGGCAAAAGAGACCTGATCTTTGGAGCATTGAGCTTGTTGTTTCAGGTTGTAAAATCAGTGCTGGAAGTGATGGTAAGGTGTCATGGAGACAAACTCCATGGCATCATTCTCACGCCTCTCGTGGACCTGCTAGGCCTCTTCGTCGTTCCTTACAG GGTCTTGATCCAAGGTCTACTGCTGATATGTTCTCTGATTCGATCTGCATTGGCGAAAAACCAGTGAATGGTGAAGATTGTTTTGTACTAAAATTTGAAGCAGAACCCTCATCTCTAAAAGCAAGAAGTAGTAGCAATGTTGAAATTATGAGACATACTGTTTGGGGCTACTTTAGCCAAAGAACAGGACTATTAGTCCAACTTGAAGATTCACATCTTCTTAGACTAAAATCTCCTAAAGATGATGTGTTTTGGGAAACAACAATGGAGTCATTAGTCCAGGAATATCGAACAATCGATGGTGTTAACATAGCTCATTCTGGCAAGACATGTGTTTCACTCTTCAGATTCGGCGAAAACTCAGAAGGACATACAAGGACTAGGATGGAAGAAGTTTGGACAATTGAAGAAGTTGATTTCAACATAAAGGGACTATCATTGGATTGTTTTTTACCACCTAGTGACATGAAAAAAGATGATGATCAAGATATTataagtgatgatgatgatataaaCAAGAATTCAAGGATTGAACCAAAGAATAATGTTATTCATAATGCTAATAATCCTAGATTTATAACTGCTATAAAAGGTGCTGCCAAAATTATGGCTATTGATGAAGATTCAGAAGACTAg
- the LOC107019113 gene encoding 7-deoxyloganetic acid glucosyltransferase-like, with amino-acid sequence MDEQESLPPHVLIFPLPLQGPVNSMFKLAELLCFSGLHITILLTENIHNRLVLHTDITSRFDQCPGFQIKTISDGLPDDHPRDGEKFLEVFDSLRTKTKTLFKDMLISDSLCVDLDGEVRRRVVSCIIADGVLGFTCDVADEINVPIFCVRTISSCCLWIFFCLPELIESGEYPFKDDNLDEPIKSVPGTETFLRRRDLPEFCRSGDLTDPNIQLFKTEGQENSRAYGLILNTFEELDQPILNQMRTICPNLYPIGPLHAHLKKKQTTLRSSSNSLWAEDRTCIDWLNDQLPNSVIYVSFGSIATMTNDQLIEFWYGLVNSKQNFLWVIRPNSIGGEEWKSKMPVDLVKGTKERGYIVEWAPQEEVLAHPAIGGFWTHCGWNSILESVYEGKPMICWPYFFDQQVNSRFVEKVWGLGLDMKDTCDREIVEKMVKDLMVLRKQEFLGRANHMSKLAKNCLMEGGSSYSNFDRLVKDIKSLSNKV; translated from the exons ATGGATGAACAAGAATCACTTCCTCCTCATGTACTCATTTTCCCTTTACCATTACAAGGCCCTGTAAACTCAATGTTCAAACTTGCTGAACTCCTCTGTTTTTCAGGTTTACATATCACCATCCTTCTCACTGAAAACATTCACAATCGACTCGTTCTTCACACCGATATTACTTCAAGATTCGATCAATGTCCTGGTTTTCAAATCAAGACGATATCGGATGGACTACCAGATGATCATCCTCGAGATGGAGAGAAGTTTTTAGAGGTTTTTGACTCTTTGAGAACTAAAACAAAGACTCTGTTTAAAGATATGTTGATTTCGGATTCACTCTGTGTTGATCTTGATGGGGAAGTAAGACGACGAGTAGTTAGCTGCATTATAGCTGATGGAGTTTTGGGATTTACTTGTGATGTTGCTGATGAGATTAATGTACCTATCTTTTGTGTTCGAACTATTAGTTCTTGTTGTCTGTGGATCTTCTTTTGCCTTCCTGAACTTATTGAATCCGGAGAATATCCTTTCAAAG ATGATAACTTGGATGAACCCATCAAAAGTGTTCCGGGAACTGAAACATTTCTCCGGCGACGTGATCTACCGGAGTTTTGCCGCTCCGGCGATCTAACAGATCCAAATATCCAGCTCTTCAAAACAGAGGGTCAAGAAAATTCACGAGCTTATGGCTTAATACTCAACACATTCGAAGAATTAGATCAACCCATACTCAATCAAATGCGAACAATTTGCCCAAATCTCTATCCAATTGGACCGCTCCACGCGCATTTAAAGAAGAAACAAACTACATTGCGATCATCGTCAAATAGTTTATGGGCGGAAGATAGAACTTGCATCGATTGGCTCAACGATCAGCTACCGAATTCAGTAATTTACGTTAGTTTTGGGAGTATCGCCACAATGACGAATGATCAATTGATTGAATTTTGGTACGGATTGGTTAACAGTAAACAGAATTTTTTGTGGGTTATTAGACCGAATTCTATAGGGGGAGAAGAGTGGAAATCAAAGATGCCTGTGGATTTAGTAAAGGGGACTAAAGAAAGGGGATATATAGTGGAGTGGGCCCCACAAGAAGAAGTATTGGCCCATCCCGCTATAGGCGGGTTCTGGACTCATTGTGGATGGAATTCGATTCTCGAGAGTGTTTACGAGGGTAAGCCTATGATTTGTTGGCCTTATTTTTTTGACCAACAAGTGAATAGTAGATTTGTTGAAAAAGTTTGGGGACTTGGGCTTGACATGAAGGATACATGTGATAGAGAAATTGTAGAGAAAATGGTGAAGGATTTGATGGTATTGAGAAAACAAGAGTTTTTGGGAAGAGCAAATCATATGTCTAAATTAGCTAAGAATTGTTTGATGGAAGGTGGATCATCTTATTCTAATTTCGATCGTCTTGTGAAGGATATTAAATCTTTAAGTAATAAGGTTTAA
- the LOC107019094 gene encoding uncharacterized protein LOC107019094: protein MEKAKQVIDSSSSSSSFTNELFGPKEPSNSTLFASVFGPPSTGLRRDPIHSVDHRGSSRIQDQGNQYGNNTKYGTSENGSKRSQNEKVEAPCNLSSSIYYGGQDVYPPTNQTTGSQNNIVKKDGDGSNSASRGNWWQGSLYY from the exons ATGGAAAAGGCAAAGCAAGTGATTGAttcctcctcctcttcttcatCCTTCACCAATGAGCTATTTGGTCCCAAAGAGCCTTCAAACTCCACTCTCTTTGCTTCTGTTTTTGGTCCACCTTCCACG GGACTTAGAAGGGATCCAATTCACTCAGTGGATCATAGAGGTTCATCAAGAATCCAAGATCAAGGCAACCAATATggaaataatacaaaatatggGACTTCAG aaaATGGATCTAAAAGAAGTCAAAATGAAAAAGTAGAAGCTCCATGTAATTTAAGTTCATCTATTTACTATGGTGGCCAAGATGTTTATCCTCCAACTAATCAAACCACTGGCTCACAGAATAATATT GTAAAGAAAGATGGAGATGGTTCAAACTCTGCTTCAAGAGGAAATTGGTGGCAGG gATCATTGTACTACTAA
- the LOC107019900 gene encoding ras-related protein RABA2b-like, which produces MAYKVDHEYDYLFKIVLIGDSGVGKSNILSRFTRNEFCLESKSTIGVEFATRTLQVEGKTVKAQIWDTAGQERYRAITSAYYRGAVGALLVYDITKRQTFENVTRWLRELRDHADSNIVIMLAGNKSDLNHLRSIPELDARGLAEKEGLSFLETSALEAYNVEKAFQTILLDIYQIVSRKALAAQEAAASIPGQGTSINVGEYVANNNKRPCCAN; this is translated from the exons ATGGCATATAAGGTGGATCatgaatatgattatttattcaAGATTGTTTTAATTGGAGATTCAGGTGTTGGAAAATCTAACATACTTTCTAGGTTTACTCGAAATGAAttttgtttggagtctaaatctaCTATTGGTGTTGAATTTGCAACAAGGACCCTTCAg GTAGAAGGCAAGACAGTTAAGGCACAAATATGGGACACAGCAGGTCAAGAAAGGTACAGAGCCATTACAAGTGCTTACTACAGAGGAGCTGTTGGTGCCCTTTTAGTTTATGACATAACAAAAAGACAAACATTTGAGAACGTAACGCGTTGGCTCCGCGAGCTACGTGACCATGCAGACTCTAATATAGTCATAATGTTGGCTGGTAATAAGTCGGATTTGAACCATCTCAGATCAATCCCCGAGCTAGATGCTCGGGGACTGGCTGAGAAAGAAGGGTTATCATTCCTCGAGACGTCTGCTCTCGAGGCATATAACGTTGAGAAAGCGTTCCAAACGATCTTATTAGACATATATCAAATTGTTAGTAGAAAAGCTTTGGCTGCTCAAGAAGCAGCTGCTTCTATTCCTGGACAAGGCACTTCTATTAATGTTGGAGAGTATGTTGCTAATAATAATAAGAGGCCATGTTGTGCTAATTAA
- the LOC107018754 gene encoding protein DA1-related 2 isoform X2 has protein sequence MSSSSVNHISQPCIYGHFVSSTTERKSRLMKWLSKLFKGGGSGNRGQQPQFLGDENMVWRAPARSMDDNSRTNKEKEELDRAIALSLAEDLKRPKGYRWRTDQDEDLARSLQDNSNSSSYPPKYAPSYAPWEYNPNSYRKCSGCNKDIVSGNYLGCMETFFHPECFLCRACGVPITEYEFSLSGNNTYHKSCFKEMTHPKCEVCHQFIPTNGAGLIEYRCHPFWSQKYCPAHENDNTKRCCSCERLESRNARYMSLGDGRSLCLECMESAIMDTGDCQPLYHSIRDYYEGMNMKIDQQVPMLLVERHALNEAIEGEKHGLHHMPETRGLCLSEEQTVTSILRRPKIGGRGLIGIRTHPQKLIRRCEVTAILVIYGLPRLLTGAILAHELMHAWLRLKGYRNLTPEVEEGICQVLSHMWLESEVVPGSRNMPSTSTASSSSTWSSSKKGGKSQAESKLGEFFIHQIAHDASPAYGGGFRAAYAAVNKYGLRSTLDHIRLTGNFPL, from the exons ATGTCTTCTTCAAGTGTCAATCATATATCTCAGCCTTGCATATATG GTCACTTTGTTTCTTCAACTACTGAGAGAAAGTCAAGATTAATGAAATGGCTGAGTAAACTTTTCAAGGGTGGTGGGTCAGGTAATAGGGGACAGCAACCACAGTTTCTTGGAGACGAAAATATGGTTTGGCGAGCTCCAGCCAGATCAATG GATGATAACTCTAGGACCAATAAGGAGAAAGAGGAACTAGACCGTGCAATTGCACTCTCTCTGGCTGAAGATTTGAAAAGACCAAAAG GATACAGATGGAGGACTGACCAAGATGAAGATCTAGCAAGATCGCTTCAGGATAACTCGAATTCATCCTCATATCCTCCTAAGTATGCTCCTTCATATGCTCCTTGGGAATATAATCCCAATAGTTACAG AAAATGTAGCGGCTGCAATAAGGATATCGTCTCTGGCAATTATTTGGGATGCATGGAAACTTTCTTTCATCCAGAATGTTTTCTTTGTCGTGCTTGTGGTGTCCCAATTACTGAATACGAG TTTTCTTTGTCAGGGAACAATACATATCATAAGTCATGCTTCAAGGAAATGACTCATCCAAAATGTGAAGTCTGCCATCAATTT ATCCCAACAAACGGAGCTGGCTTGATCGAGTACAGATGCCACCCATTTTGGTCTCAAAAATATTGCCCTGCACATGAGAATGACAACACCAAACGGTGCTGTAGTTGTGAACGTCTGGAG tCACGGAATGCAAGATATATGTCACTTGGAGATGGTCGGAGCTTATGCTTAGAGTGCATGGAATCTGCAATCATGGATACTGGGGACTGCCAGCCACTTTACCATTCCATCAGAGACTATTATGAAGGCATGAACATGAAAATAGATCAGCAAGTTCCTATGCTTCTTGTTGAAAGACATGCCCTTAATGAGGCCATTGAAGGGGAGAAGCAT GGTCTCCATCATATGCCTGAAACTAGAGGTCTATGTCTATCAGAAGAGCAGACAGTTACCAGT ATACTCAGGAGGCCAAAAATTGGTGGTCGTGGATTAATAGGAATCAGAACACATCCTCAAAAGCTAATTAGAAGATGTGAAGTTACAGCTATCCTAGTAATATACGGCCTCCCAAG ATTACTTACTGGTGCCATTCTAGCTCATGAACTGATGCATGCCTGGTTACGTCTAAAAG GATATCGTAATCTCACCCCTGAAGTCGAAGAAGGAATCTGCCAAGTGCTTTCACACATGTGGCTTGAATCAGAGGTAGTGCCTGGATCAAGAAATATGCCATCCACATCAACTGCTTCGTCCTCGTCTACATGGTCATCATCGAAGAAAGGAGGAAAATCTCAAGCAGAGAGTAAGCTCGGTGAGTTTTTCATCCACCAGATTGCCCATGATGCTTCTCCAGCCTATGGTGGAGGATTTAGAGCTGCTTATGCAGCCGTGAACAAGTATGGTTTACGGAGTACATTGGATCACATTCGCTTGACAGGAAATTTTCCTTTATGA
- the LOC107018754 gene encoding protein DA1-related 2 isoform X1: protein MSSSSVNHISQPCIYGHFVSSTTERKSRLMKWLSKLFKGGGSGNRGQQPQFLGDENMVWRAPARSMDDNSRTNKEKEELDRAIALSLAEDLKRPKGYRWRTDQDEDLARSLQDNSNSSSYPPKYAPSYAPWEYNPNSYRKCSGCNKDIVSGNYLGCMETFFHPECFLCRACGVPITEYEFSLSGNNTYHKSCFKEMTHPKCEVCHQFIPTNGAGLIEYRCHPFWSQKYCPAHENDNTKRCCSCERLESRNARYMSLGDGRSLCLECMESAIMDTGDCQPLYHSIRDYYEGMNMKIDQQVPMLLVERHALNEAIEGEKHGLHHMPETRGLCLSEEQTVTSVRSSVMRKFFHILRRPKIGGRGLIGIRTHPQKLIRRCEVTAILVIYGLPRLLTGAILAHELMHAWLRLKGYRNLTPEVEEGICQVLSHMWLESEVVPGSRNMPSTSTASSSSTWSSSKKGGKSQAESKLGEFFIHQIAHDASPAYGGGFRAAYAAVNKYGLRSTLDHIRLTGNFPL from the exons ATGTCTTCTTCAAGTGTCAATCATATATCTCAGCCTTGCATATATG GTCACTTTGTTTCTTCAACTACTGAGAGAAAGTCAAGATTAATGAAATGGCTGAGTAAACTTTTCAAGGGTGGTGGGTCAGGTAATAGGGGACAGCAACCACAGTTTCTTGGAGACGAAAATATGGTTTGGCGAGCTCCAGCCAGATCAATG GATGATAACTCTAGGACCAATAAGGAGAAAGAGGAACTAGACCGTGCAATTGCACTCTCTCTGGCTGAAGATTTGAAAAGACCAAAAG GATACAGATGGAGGACTGACCAAGATGAAGATCTAGCAAGATCGCTTCAGGATAACTCGAATTCATCCTCATATCCTCCTAAGTATGCTCCTTCATATGCTCCTTGGGAATATAATCCCAATAGTTACAG AAAATGTAGCGGCTGCAATAAGGATATCGTCTCTGGCAATTATTTGGGATGCATGGAAACTTTCTTTCATCCAGAATGTTTTCTTTGTCGTGCTTGTGGTGTCCCAATTACTGAATACGAG TTTTCTTTGTCAGGGAACAATACATATCATAAGTCATGCTTCAAGGAAATGACTCATCCAAAATGTGAAGTCTGCCATCAATTT ATCCCAACAAACGGAGCTGGCTTGATCGAGTACAGATGCCACCCATTTTGGTCTCAAAAATATTGCCCTGCACATGAGAATGACAACACCAAACGGTGCTGTAGTTGTGAACGTCTGGAG tCACGGAATGCAAGATATATGTCACTTGGAGATGGTCGGAGCTTATGCTTAGAGTGCATGGAATCTGCAATCATGGATACTGGGGACTGCCAGCCACTTTACCATTCCATCAGAGACTATTATGAAGGCATGAACATGAAAATAGATCAGCAAGTTCCTATGCTTCTTGTTGAAAGACATGCCCTTAATGAGGCCATTGAAGGGGAGAAGCAT GGTCTCCATCATATGCCTGAAACTAGAGGTCTATGTCTATCAGAAGAGCAGACAGTTACCAGTGTAAGATCTTCAGTCATGAGAAAATTTTTCCAT ATACTCAGGAGGCCAAAAATTGGTGGTCGTGGATTAATAGGAATCAGAACACATCCTCAAAAGCTAATTAGAAGATGTGAAGTTACAGCTATCCTAGTAATATACGGCCTCCCAAG ATTACTTACTGGTGCCATTCTAGCTCATGAACTGATGCATGCCTGGTTACGTCTAAAAG GATATCGTAATCTCACCCCTGAAGTCGAAGAAGGAATCTGCCAAGTGCTTTCACACATGTGGCTTGAATCAGAGGTAGTGCCTGGATCAAGAAATATGCCATCCACATCAACTGCTTCGTCCTCGTCTACATGGTCATCATCGAAGAAAGGAGGAAAATCTCAAGCAGAGAGTAAGCTCGGTGAGTTTTTCATCCACCAGATTGCCCATGATGCTTCTCCAGCCTATGGTGGAGGATTTAGAGCTGCTTATGCAGCCGTGAACAAGTATGGTTTACGGAGTACATTGGATCACATTCGCTTGACAGGAAATTTTCCTTTATGA
- the LOC107018754 gene encoding protein DA1-related 2 isoform X3: MKWLSKLFKGGGSGNRGQQPQFLGDENMVWRAPARSMDDNSRTNKEKEELDRAIALSLAEDLKRPKGYRWRTDQDEDLARSLQDNSNSSSYPPKYAPSYAPWEYNPNSYRKCSGCNKDIVSGNYLGCMETFFHPECFLCRACGVPITEYEFSLSGNNTYHKSCFKEMTHPKCEVCHQFIPTNGAGLIEYRCHPFWSQKYCPAHENDNTKRCCSCERLESRNARYMSLGDGRSLCLECMESAIMDTGDCQPLYHSIRDYYEGMNMKIDQQVPMLLVERHALNEAIEGEKHGLHHMPETRGLCLSEEQTVTSVRSSVMRKFFHILRRPKIGGRGLIGIRTHPQKLIRRCEVTAILVIYGLPRLLTGAILAHELMHAWLRLKGYRNLTPEVEEGICQVLSHMWLESEVVPGSRNMPSTSTASSSSTWSSSKKGGKSQAESKLGEFFIHQIAHDASPAYGGGFRAAYAAVNKYGLRSTLDHIRLTGNFPL, from the exons ATGAAATGGCTGAGTAAACTTTTCAAGGGTGGTGGGTCAGGTAATAGGGGACAGCAACCACAGTTTCTTGGAGACGAAAATATGGTTTGGCGAGCTCCAGCCAGATCAATG GATGATAACTCTAGGACCAATAAGGAGAAAGAGGAACTAGACCGTGCAATTGCACTCTCTCTGGCTGAAGATTTGAAAAGACCAAAAG GATACAGATGGAGGACTGACCAAGATGAAGATCTAGCAAGATCGCTTCAGGATAACTCGAATTCATCCTCATATCCTCCTAAGTATGCTCCTTCATATGCTCCTTGGGAATATAATCCCAATAGTTACAG AAAATGTAGCGGCTGCAATAAGGATATCGTCTCTGGCAATTATTTGGGATGCATGGAAACTTTCTTTCATCCAGAATGTTTTCTTTGTCGTGCTTGTGGTGTCCCAATTACTGAATACGAG TTTTCTTTGTCAGGGAACAATACATATCATAAGTCATGCTTCAAGGAAATGACTCATCCAAAATGTGAAGTCTGCCATCAATTT ATCCCAACAAACGGAGCTGGCTTGATCGAGTACAGATGCCACCCATTTTGGTCTCAAAAATATTGCCCTGCACATGAGAATGACAACACCAAACGGTGCTGTAGTTGTGAACGTCTGGAG tCACGGAATGCAAGATATATGTCACTTGGAGATGGTCGGAGCTTATGCTTAGAGTGCATGGAATCTGCAATCATGGATACTGGGGACTGCCAGCCACTTTACCATTCCATCAGAGACTATTATGAAGGCATGAACATGAAAATAGATCAGCAAGTTCCTATGCTTCTTGTTGAAAGACATGCCCTTAATGAGGCCATTGAAGGGGAGAAGCAT GGTCTCCATCATATGCCTGAAACTAGAGGTCTATGTCTATCAGAAGAGCAGACAGTTACCAGTGTAAGATCTTCAGTCATGAGAAAATTTTTCCAT ATACTCAGGAGGCCAAAAATTGGTGGTCGTGGATTAATAGGAATCAGAACACATCCTCAAAAGCTAATTAGAAGATGTGAAGTTACAGCTATCCTAGTAATATACGGCCTCCCAAG ATTACTTACTGGTGCCATTCTAGCTCATGAACTGATGCATGCCTGGTTACGTCTAAAAG GATATCGTAATCTCACCCCTGAAGTCGAAGAAGGAATCTGCCAAGTGCTTTCACACATGTGGCTTGAATCAGAGGTAGTGCCTGGATCAAGAAATATGCCATCCACATCAACTGCTTCGTCCTCGTCTACATGGTCATCATCGAAGAAAGGAGGAAAATCTCAAGCAGAGAGTAAGCTCGGTGAGTTTTTCATCCACCAGATTGCCCATGATGCTTCTCCAGCCTATGGTGGAGGATTTAGAGCTGCTTATGCAGCCGTGAACAAGTATGGTTTACGGAGTACATTGGATCACATTCGCTTGACAGGAAATTTTCCTTTATGA